The following are from one region of the Corylus avellana chromosome ca1, CavTom2PMs-1.0 genome:
- the LOC132186787 gene encoding probable UDP-glucosyl transferase 73B6, translating to MAAPSPSHVVVFPYMAQGHTIPLLDIAKAFANRGLKVTIITTPSNAPFISSKTSNHPNISSSIIPFPRAQDLPEGCENTADLPSMALLAPFVEATKQMKQPFEGVLRDMISDGCRPICVISDFFLGWTLDSCRSFRIPRIVYHGMGVLSMAICKSVGLLAPSVKDSSDLDPIEFPNLNAPFTLLKSDIPEGLLHANPDDDFVRLSLEAGEADINSWGVVVNSFEEIEGDHAGEFESLYVNQAKAYCVGPFLLYDRLGYDHVGTEEQSYSYIKWLDDQAESGGVIYVSFGTQSHFSEHQMDEIASGLEMAGHPFIWVVRSKEWVPPDGWNARVGRRGLVVQDWVDQRSILAHPATGGFLSHCGWNSVLESLSMGVPLLTWPALSFSDQPLNAKFVAVGLGVGLMIPQRGVGGEKIVTVDRDVICDGVKELMGGEEGRKARERAQALGRLARHAVEKGGSSDLKLDELIEQLTIKKCETKLFAILIVEQYYIHYFHLILLNLNIMR from the coding sequence ATGGCTGCTCCATCGCCTTCCCATGTAGTCGTTTTCCCTTATATGGCTCAGGGCCACACCATCCCATTACTAGACATAGCAAAAGCCTTCGCAAACCGTGGCCTGAAGGTCACCATAATCACCACCCCCTCAAATGCTCCATTCATCTCTTCCAAAACCTCTAACCACCCAAATATCTCTTCCTCAATAATCCCTTTTCCCAGAGCTCAAGATTTACCCGAAGGATGCGAGAACACCGCCGACCTTCCTTCAATGGCTCTGCTCGCTCCCTTCGTCGAAGCCaccaaacaaatgaaacaaccgtTCGAGGGAGTACTCAGAGACATGATTAGCGATGGGTGTCGCCCCATTTGCGTAATCTCTGACTTCTTCCTAGGCTGGACACTCGATTCGTGCCGTTCTTTTCGAATTCCGCGCATCGTCTATCATGGGATGGGGGTGTTATCGATGGCTATTTGTAAATCCGTTGGTTTGCTTGCCCCGAGCGTAAAGGATTCATCGGATTTGGATCCGATAGAGTTCCCAAATCTGAACGCTCCGTTCACTTTGCTCAAATCTGACATCCCTGAAGGGCTCCTGCACGCCAATCCTGATGATGATTTTGTGCGCCTCTCTCTGGAGGCAGGGGAAGCGGATATAAATAGCTGGGGCGTTGTGGTTAACAGCTTTGAGGAGATTGAAGGTGATCACGCGGGTGAATTTGAATCCCTCTATGTGAACCAGGCCAAGGCGTATTGCGTGGGGCCGTTTCTATTGTATGATCGTCTTGGATACGATCATGTGGGGACTGAGGAGCAATCCTATTCGTACATCAAGTGGCTCGACGATCAAGCTGAATCCGGTGGTGTGATCTATGTTTCATTCGGTACGCAGTCACACTTCTCGGAGCATCAAATGGACGAGATTGCTTCCGGGCTGGAGATGGCGGGCCATCCGTTCATTTGGGTTGTGAGATCGAAAGAGTGGGTCCCGCCAGATGGATGGAATGCGAGGGTGGGGAGGAGAGGGTTGGTTGTACAGGATTGGGTGGACCAGCGAAGTATCCTAGCTCACCCTGCGACGGGTGGGTTTTTGAGTCACTGCGGATGGAACTCAGTGTTGGAGAGCTTATCAATGGGGGTCCCACTTTTGACGTGGCCCGCTCTTAGTTTTTCGGACCAACCATTGAATGCCAAATTTGTAGCAGTGGGATTGGGAGTTGGGCTAATGATCCCACAAAGAGGTGTTGGAGGAGAGAAAATCGTGACCGTTGATCGTGATGTGATTTGTGATGGAGTGAAGGAGTTGATGGGAGGTGAGGAAGGGAGAAAGGCTAGAGAGAGAGCACAAGCATTGGGGAGATTGGCAAGGCATGCGGTGGAGAAAGGTGGGTCGTCCGATTTGAAGTTGGACGAACTGATTGAGCAACTCACCATAAAAAAATGTGAGACCAAACTCTTCGCTATACTTATTGTGGAGCAATACTATATacattattttcatttaatattattaaatctCAACATTATGAGGTGA
- the LOC132167558 gene encoding probable UDP-glucosyl transferase 73B6: MATPSPSHVVVFPYMAQGHTIPLLDIAKAFANRGLKVTIITTPSNAPFISSKTSNHPNISSTIIPFPRVQDLPEGCENTAELPSMALLAPFIVATKQMKQPFEGVLRDMIENGCRPICVISDFFLGWTLDSCRSFGIPRIVSHGMALLSMAICKSVGLLAPSVKDSSDLDPVEFPNLKIPFTLLKSDMPEGLLDADPDNDFVRLSLEAGEADGNSWGVVVNSFEEIEGDFAGVFETFYANQAKAYCVGPFLLYDRLGQDHVGAEEQSYPYIEWLDEQAESGGVIYVSFGTQSHFSEHQMDEIAFGLEMAGHPFIWVVRSKEWVPPDGWNTRVGWRGLVVQDWVDQRSILAHPATSGFLSHCGWNSVLESLSMGVPLLTWPALSFSDQPVNAKFVALGLGAGLMIPQRGDGGEKIVTVGRDVICDGVKELMGGEEGRKARERAQALGRSARHAVEVGGSSNLKFDELIEQLTIKNV; the protein is encoded by the coding sequence ATGGCCACTCCATCGCCTTCCCATGTAGTCGTTTTCCCTTATATGGCTCAGGGCCACACCATCCCATTACTGGACATAGCAAAAGCCTTCGCAAACCGTGGCCTCAAGGTCACCATAATCACTACCCCCTCAAATGCTCCATTCATCTCTTCCAAAACCTCTAACCACCCAAATATCTCTTCCACAATAATCCCTTTTCCCAGAGTTCAAGACTTGCCCGAAGGATGCGAGAACACCGCCGAACTTCCTTCAATGGCTCTGCTCGCTCCTTTCATCGTAGCCaccaaacaaatgaaacaaccgtTCGAGGGAGTCCTCAGAGACATGATTGAAAATGGGTGTCGCCCCATTTGCGTAATCTCTGACTTCTTCCTAGGCTGGACACTCGATTCGTGCCGTTCTTTTGGAATTCCGCGCATCGTCTCTCATGGGATGGCTTTGTTATCGATGGCTATTTGTAAATCCGTCGGTTTGCTTGCCCCGAGCGTAAAGGATTCATCGGATTTGGATCCGGTAGAGTTCCCAAATTTGAAAATTCCATTCACTTTGCTCAAATCTGACATGCCTGAAGGCCTCCTCGACGCCGATCCGGATAACGATTTTGTGCGCCTCTCGCTGGAGGCTGGGGAAGCGGATGGGAATAGCTGGGGCGTCGTGGTTAACAGCTTTGAGGAGATTGAAGGTGATTTCGCGGGTGTATTTGAAACCTTCTATGCGAACCAGGCCAAGGCGTATTGCGTGGGGCCGTTTCTATTGTATGATCGGCTTGGACAAGATCATGTGGGGGCTGAGGAGCAATCCTATCCGTACATCGAATGGCTCGACGAGCAAGCTGAATCTGGTGGTGTGATCTATGTTTCATTCGGTACGCAATCACACTTCTCGGAGCATCAAATGGACGAGATTGCTTTCGGGCTGGAGATGGCGGGCCATCCGTTCATTTGGGTTGTGAGATCGAAAGAGTGGGTCCCGCCAGATGGATGGAATACTAGGGTGGGGTGGAGAGGGTTGGTTGTACAGGATTGGGTGGACCAGCGAAGTATCCTAGCTCACCCTGCGACGAGTGGGTTTCTGAGTCACTGTGGATGGAACTCGGTGTTGGAGAGCTTATCAATGGGGGTCCCACTTTTGACGTGGCCCGCTCTTAGTTTTTCGGACCAACCAGTGAATGCCAAATTTGTAGCACTGGGATTGGGAGCAGGGCTAATGATCCCACAAAGAGGTGATGGAGGAGAGAAAATCGTGACCGTTGGTCGCGATGTGATTTGTGATGGAGTGAAGGAGTTGATGGGAGGCGAGGAAGGGAGAAAGGCTAGGGAGAGAGCACAAGCATTGGGGAGATCAGCAAGGCATGCCGTGGAGGTAGGTGGGTCATCCAATTTGAAGTTTGACGAACTGATTGAGCAACTCACCATAAAAAACGTGTGA